One window of Cydia pomonella isolate Wapato2018A chromosome 7, ilCydPomo1, whole genome shotgun sequence genomic DNA carries:
- the LOC133520076 gene encoding endocuticle structural glycoprotein SgAbd-2: MKSFIALSALFAVACAAPQFQQQYQQNQVIPIVRQSQEVNFDGSYQYSYETGNGIAAQEQGYLKNAGVKDAEAQVAQGSFSYTSPEGIPISITYVADENGFRAEGAHLPTPPPIPEAILRSLQLIQQAQPQQQFQQNFRG; this comes from the exons atgaaatcg ttcaTCGCTCTGTCCGCCCTGTTCGCTGTGGCCTGCGCAGCACCTCAATTCCAGCAGCAGTACCAACAAAACCAGGTGATCCCGATCGTCAGGCAAAGCCAAGAGGTTAACTTCGACGGATCGTATCAGTACAG CTATGAGACCGGCAACGGGATCGCGGCGCAAGAACAGGGCTACCTGAAGAACGCGGGCGTCAAAGACGCGGAGGCGCAGGTCGCGCAGGGCTCCTTCAGCTACACGTCGCCTGAGGGCATCCCCATCTCCATCACATACGTCGCTGACGAGAACG GTTTCCGCGCTGAGGGTGCCCATCTGCCCACCCCTCCCCCGATCCCGGAGGCAATCCTCCGCTCACTCCAGCTGATCCAGCAGGCCCAGCCTCAGCAGCAGTTCCAGCAGAACTTCCGAGGCTAA